The following nucleotide sequence is from Paenibacillus andongensis.
TTGATAGAAGCAATGCTTGATAGAATCGAATCATTTCCCCTACAGTTTTCCCACTATCTCCCGTAAAAAAGCGATGGACCGCTGCACGTCCTCGGTCATCGTACGCACAGGGTTCGTTTCTGGCGGATGCCACAGCTCGAGCGCTATCCAACCTCCATAGTTTGCATGTGCTGCTGCTTCCAGCAAGGCCCGCATGTCAATCTCCCCTTCGGTCACGTCCTCGGTAGGACCGCGGCCACGTTGGTTGCGCAGGTGAAATGCTTTGATGCGTTCAGGATATGAACGCACCCAAGCAACCGGATCACAGCCTGCTACATGCGCCCAGCCCGTATCAACGCAAAGGCCAACCGCTTTGTCGGCGAACTGCACGACAGAGCGCAAATCAGCCTCAGCATTATAGCGATCCGCCGCATGATTGTGCAGCGAGAGCTGCAGTCCAAATGGGCTTAGCTTGTCGGCTAGACGAGACAGGTTGTCTCCTTGTCGCTGGACAAGCTCTTCCGGCTTTGGCAGCGGATGCTTCCAACCGCCATAGGGGTCAGCGTTGACGAGTAGATCAGTACCGCCCGCAGCGGCGAGCCGTTCTGCATAAGGAAGAACTTCCGCTTCAAGAGCTGCATACTCGCCATGCAGAGAAAGACCGATATAGGAAGCTGAAACCGTTAGTCCGTAAGCACGGACTAGTGCCAGCTTCTCAGGTGTTGCATCCGTCTCGACAGCGTCAAGACCCGCTTCAGCGCAGGCACGGTACAAATCGTCCCACACTGGCTCCTTACCATCTGACTTCCATCGTTCAAACCAACCATACATGTTGC
It contains:
- a CDS encoding sugar phosphate isomerase/epimerase family protein, which encodes MNIRGFSSNMYGWFERWKSDGKEPVWDDLYRACAEAGLDAVETDATPEKLALVRAYGLTVSASYIGLSLHGEYAALEAEVLPYAERLAAAGGTDLLVNADPYGGWKHPLPKPEELVQRQGDNLSRLADKLSPFGLQLSLHNHAADRYNAEADLRSVVQFADKAVGLCVDTGWAHVAGCDPVAWVRSYPERIKAFHLRNQRGRGPTEDVTEGEIDMRALLEAAAHANYGGWIALELWHPPETNPVRTMTEDVQRSIAFLREIVGKL